A window of Aythya fuligula isolate bAytFul2 chromosome 22, bAytFul2.pri, whole genome shotgun sequence contains these coding sequences:
- the BUD13 gene encoding BUD13 homolog isoform X4, whose amino-acid sequence MAARGLPKAQYLQRYLSGPPAAQPRRRRRKKPPGAARTGMRIVDDDVSWSSLAGGEQQQQDEEEEEEGDLPVVAEFIDERPSEVKLMEEFRTNAKWKLLGDQNEDSQSSDISVPAKPTARRQRHDSPDLSPPRRKRHDSPDSSPPRRKRHDSPDLSPPRRKRHDSPDLSPPRRQRHDSPDLSPPRRKRHDSPDVSPKRVSSAMGKKGCKTTEKSQSGGMPRQKRQATPDLSPPRRRRDDSDPDSSPRRQKRSGSPGQKKPSRTKGASPDTRKPRHVPSPQRCSRHDSESPPPRRAARNASDADLSPPRKDRRTLPTGKDQQSSRSPTDLSPHHHRDSKGSPKKANTMMSGVKAGLVSADVLRREQQELKKRERSNRRLEEESRHTETVFRDKSGRKRDLAQERLEQKQKDEAKAERDEQYARWGKGLAQGRQQQQNVEDAIKEMQKPLARYIDDQDLDRMLREQEREGDPMADFIKKRKAKENKEKKEKPRYNGPAPPLNRFNIWPGHRWDGVDRSNGFEQQRFARIANKKAVQELAYKWSVEDM is encoded by the exons ATGGCGGCGCGGGGCCTGCCGAAGGCCCAGTACCTGCAGCGCTACCTCAGCGGCCCCCCCGccgcccagccccgccgccgccgcaggAAGAAGCCGCCGGGCGCCGCCAGGACCGG GATGCGGATCGTGGATGACGACGTGAGCTGGAGCAGCCTGGCcggcggggagcagcagcagcaggacgaggaggaggaggaggagggcgacCTGCCCGTG GTGGCAGAGTTCATCGATGAGCGTCCCAGTGAAGTAAAGCTCATGGAGGAGTTCCGAACAAATGCGAAATGGAAGCTTTTAGGAG acCAGAACGAAGACTCGCAGAGTTCAGATATCTCAGTACCTGCCAAACCTACTGCAAG GCGACAGCGCCACGACTCCCCAGATCTTTCTCCACCAAGACGGAAGCGCCACGACTCTCCAGATTCATCACCTCCGAGACGGAAACGCCACGACTCTCCAGATCTCTCTCCACCAAGGCGGAAACGCCACGACTCCCCAGATCTCTCTCCTCCCAGGCGACAGCGCCACGACTCCCCAGATCTCTCCCCGCCGAGACGGAAGCGCCATGACTCCCCAGATGTCTCTCCAAAGAGAGTCAGTTCAGCAATGGGAAAAAAGGGCTGCAAAACAACGGAGAAGTCACAGTCGGGGGGGATGCCGCGTCAGAAGCGGCAGGCTACTCCAGATCTGTCCCCTCCACGGAGGAGGAGAGATGATTCTGACCCAGATTCATCACCACGTCGGCAAAAGAGGTCTGGGTCACCTGGTCAGAAAAAGCCGAGTAGAACAAAAG GTGCTTCCCCAGACACGAGGAAGCCTAGGCACGTGCCCTCGCCTCAGAGGTGCTCGAGGCATGACTCTGAGTCCCCACCTCCCCGGAGGGCCGCCCGGAACGCCTCTGATGCAGACCTTTCCCCACCGCGGAAGGATCGCAG GACTCTGCCCACTGGGAAGGATCAGCAGAGCTCGAGGAGTCCCACTGACCTCTCGCCGCATCACCACCGTGACTCTAAGGGATCTCCCAAGAAG GCAAACACGATGATGTCGGGCGTCAAAGCTGGCTTGGTGTCAGCTGATGTGCTGCGGAGGGAGCAGCAAGAGCTCAAGAAGCGTGAGAGAAGTAACAGGCGCCTGGAAG AGGAATCTCGGCACACTGAAACCGTCTTCCGAGACAAGTCAGGCCGCAAGAGGGACCTTGCCCAGGAACGACttgagcagaagcagaaagatgAAGCCAAGGCCGAGAGAGATGAACAATACGCCAGATGGGGCAAAGG gctaGCACAGGGGaggcaacagcagcagaatgtGGAAGATGCAATAAAGGAGATGCAGAAGCCACTGGCCCGTTACATTGATGATCAGGATCTGGATCGAATGCTGCGAGaacaagagagagaaggagaccccaTGGCTGACTTCATCAAAAAAAGGAAGGCCaaggagaacaaagaaaagaaag AAAAACCTCGGTACAACGGACCAGCACCTCCACTCAACAGATTCAACATATGGCCGGGGCATCGCTGGGATGGTGTGGACAG GTCCAACGGATTTGAGCAGCAGCGTTTTGCCAGGATAGCCAACAAGAAGGCGGTTCAGGAGCTTGCGTACAAGTGGAGCGTTGAGGACATGTAG
- the BUD13 gene encoding BUD13 homolog isoform X3, whose protein sequence is MAARGLPKAQYLQRYLSGPPAAQPRRRRRKKPPGAARTGMRIVDDDVSWSSLAGGEQQQQDEEEEEEGDLPVVAEFIDERPSEVKLMEEFRTNAKWKLLGDQNEDSQSSDISVPAKPTARSQRHDSPDLSPPRRKRHDSPDLSPPRQKRHDSPDLSPPRWKRHDSPDPSAPKRQRHDSPDLSPPRRQRHDSPDLSPPRRKRHDSPDSSPPRRKRHDSPDLSPPRRKRHDSPDLSPPRRQRHDSPDLSPPRRKRHDSPDVSPKRVSSAMGKKGCKTTEKSQSGGMPRQKRQATPDLSPPRRRRDDSDPDSSPRRQKRSGSPGQKKPSRTKGASPDTRKPRHVPSPQRCSRHDSESPPPRRAARNASDADLSPPRKDRRTLPTGKDQQSSRSPTDLSPHHHRDSKGSPKKANTMMSGVKAGLVSADVLRREQQELKKRERSNRRLEEESRHTETVFRDKSGRKRDLAQERLEQKQKDEAKAERDEQYARWGKGLAQGRQQQQNVEDAIKEMQKPLARYIDDQDLDRMLREQEREGDPMADFIKKRKAKENKEKKEKPRYNGPAPPLNRFNIWPGHRWDGVDRSNGFEQQRFARIANKKAVQELAYKWSVEDM, encoded by the exons ATGGCGGCGCGGGGCCTGCCGAAGGCCCAGTACCTGCAGCGCTACCTCAGCGGCCCCCCCGccgcccagccccgccgccgccgcaggAAGAAGCCGCCGGGCGCCGCCAGGACCGG GATGCGGATCGTGGATGACGACGTGAGCTGGAGCAGCCTGGCcggcggggagcagcagcagcaggacgaggaggaggaggaggagggcgacCTGCCCGTG GTGGCAGAGTTCATCGATGAGCGTCCCAGTGAAGTAAAGCTCATGGAGGAGTTCCGAACAAATGCGAAATGGAAGCTTTTAGGAG acCAGAACGAAGACTCGCAGAGTTCAGATATCTCAGTACCTGCCAAACCTACTGCAAGGTCT CAGCGCCACGACTCCCCGGATCTCTCTCCGCCGAGACGGAAACGCCACGACTCCCCAGATCTCTCCCCACCACGACAGAAACGCCACGACTCTCCGGATCTCTCTCCTCCGAGGTGGAAGCGCCACGACTCTCCAGACCCATCAGCTCCCAAGCGACAGCGCCACGACTCCCCAGATCTCTCTCCTCCCAGGCGACAGCGCCACGACTCCCCAGATCTTTCTCCACCAAGACGGAAGCGCCACGACTCTCCAGATTCATCACCTCCGAGACGGAAACGCCACGACTCTCCAGATCTCTCTCCACCAAGGCGGAAACGCCACGACTCCCCAGATCTCTCTCCTCCCAGGCGACAGCGCCACGACTCCCCAGATCTCTCCCCGCCGAGACGGAAGCGCCATGACTCCCCAGATGTCTCTCCAAAGAGAGTCAGTTCAGCAATGGGAAAAAAGGGCTGCAAAACAACGGAGAAGTCACAGTCGGGGGGGATGCCGCGTCAGAAGCGGCAGGCTACTCCAGATCTGTCCCCTCCACGGAGGAGGAGAGATGATTCTGACCCAGATTCATCACCACGTCGGCAAAAGAGGTCTGGGTCACCTGGTCAGAAAAAGCCGAGTAGAACAAAAG GTGCTTCCCCAGACACGAGGAAGCCTAGGCACGTGCCCTCGCCTCAGAGGTGCTCGAGGCATGACTCTGAGTCCCCACCTCCCCGGAGGGCCGCCCGGAACGCCTCTGATGCAGACCTTTCCCCACCGCGGAAGGATCGCAG GACTCTGCCCACTGGGAAGGATCAGCAGAGCTCGAGGAGTCCCACTGACCTCTCGCCGCATCACCACCGTGACTCTAAGGGATCTCCCAAGAAG GCAAACACGATGATGTCGGGCGTCAAAGCTGGCTTGGTGTCAGCTGATGTGCTGCGGAGGGAGCAGCAAGAGCTCAAGAAGCGTGAGAGAAGTAACAGGCGCCTGGAAG AGGAATCTCGGCACACTGAAACCGTCTTCCGAGACAAGTCAGGCCGCAAGAGGGACCTTGCCCAGGAACGACttgagcagaagcagaaagatgAAGCCAAGGCCGAGAGAGATGAACAATACGCCAGATGGGGCAAAGG gctaGCACAGGGGaggcaacagcagcagaatgtGGAAGATGCAATAAAGGAGATGCAGAAGCCACTGGCCCGTTACATTGATGATCAGGATCTGGATCGAATGCTGCGAGaacaagagagagaaggagaccccaTGGCTGACTTCATCAAAAAAAGGAAGGCCaaggagaacaaagaaaagaaag AAAAACCTCGGTACAACGGACCAGCACCTCCACTCAACAGATTCAACATATGGCCGGGGCATCGCTGGGATGGTGTGGACAG GTCCAACGGATTTGAGCAGCAGCGTTTTGCCAGGATAGCCAACAAGAAGGCGGTTCAGGAGCTTGCGTACAAGTGGAGCGTTGAGGACATGTAG
- the BUD13 gene encoding BUD13 homolog isoform X2, with protein sequence MAARGLPKAQYLQRYLSGPPAAQPRRRRRKKPPGAARTGMRIVDDDVSWSSLAGGEQQQQDEEEEEEGDLPVVAEFIDERPSEVKLMEEFRTNAKWKLLGDQNEDSQSSDISVPAKPTARRQRHDSPDNSPPRQLRHDSPDLSPPRRERNNSPSLLPPRQQRHDSPDLSPPRRKRHDSPDLSPPRQKRHDSPDLSPPRWKRHDSPDPSAPKRQRHDSPDLSPPRRKRHDSPDSSPPRRKRHDSPDLSPPRRKRHDSPDLSPPRRQRHDSPDLSPPRRKRHDSPDVSPKRVSSAMGKKGCKTTEKSQSGGMPRQKRQATPDLSPPRRRRDDSDPDSSPRRQKRSGSPGQKKPSRTKGASPDTRKPRHVPSPQRCSRHDSESPPPRRAARNASDADLSPPRKDRRTLPTGKDQQSSRSPTDLSPHHHRDSKGSPKKANTMMSGVKAGLVSADVLRREQQELKKRERSNRRLEEESRHTETVFRDKSGRKRDLAQERLEQKQKDEAKAERDEQYARWGKGLAQGRQQQQNVEDAIKEMQKPLARYIDDQDLDRMLREQEREGDPMADFIKKRKAKENKEKKEKPRYNGPAPPLNRFNIWPGHRWDGVDRSNGFEQQRFARIANKKAVQELAYKWSVEDM encoded by the exons ATGGCGGCGCGGGGCCTGCCGAAGGCCCAGTACCTGCAGCGCTACCTCAGCGGCCCCCCCGccgcccagccccgccgccgccgcaggAAGAAGCCGCCGGGCGCCGCCAGGACCGG GATGCGGATCGTGGATGACGACGTGAGCTGGAGCAGCCTGGCcggcggggagcagcagcagcaggacgaggaggaggaggaggagggcgacCTGCCCGTG GTGGCAGAGTTCATCGATGAGCGTCCCAGTGAAGTAAAGCTCATGGAGGAGTTCCGAACAAATGCGAAATGGAAGCTTTTAGGAG acCAGAACGAAGACTCGCAGAGTTCAGATATCTCAGTACCTGCCAAACCTACTGCAAG GCGGCAGCGCCACGACTCCCCAGACAACTCACCACCAAGGCAACTGCGGCACGACTCCCCggatctgtcccctcccaggCGAGAGAGAAACAATTCCCCCAGCCTCTTACCTCCCCGGCAGCAGCGCCACGACTCCCCGGATCTCTCTCCGCCGAGACGGAAACGCCACGACTCCCCAGATCTCTCCCCACCACGACAGAAACGCCACGACTCTCCGGATCTCTCTCCTCCGAGGTGGAAGCGCCACGACTCTCCAGACCCATCAGCTCCCAA GCGACAGCGCCACGACTCCCCAGATCTTTCTCCACCAAGACGGAAGCGCCACGACTCTCCAGATTCATCACCTCCGAGACGGAAACGCCACGACTCTCCAGATCTCTCTCCACCAAGGCGGAAACGCCACGACTCCCCAGATCTCTCTCCTCCCAGGCGACAGCGCCACGACTCCCCAGATCTCTCCCCGCCGAGACGGAAGCGCCATGACTCCCCAGATGTCTCTCCAAAGAGAGTCAGTTCAGCAATGGGAAAAAAGGGCTGCAAAACAACGGAGAAGTCACAGTCGGGGGGGATGCCGCGTCAGAAGCGGCAGGCTACTCCAGATCTGTCCCCTCCACGGAGGAGGAGAGATGATTCTGACCCAGATTCATCACCACGTCGGCAAAAGAGGTCTGGGTCACCTGGTCAGAAAAAGCCGAGTAGAACAAAAG GTGCTTCCCCAGACACGAGGAAGCCTAGGCACGTGCCCTCGCCTCAGAGGTGCTCGAGGCATGACTCTGAGTCCCCACCTCCCCGGAGGGCCGCCCGGAACGCCTCTGATGCAGACCTTTCCCCACCGCGGAAGGATCGCAG GACTCTGCCCACTGGGAAGGATCAGCAGAGCTCGAGGAGTCCCACTGACCTCTCGCCGCATCACCACCGTGACTCTAAGGGATCTCCCAAGAAG GCAAACACGATGATGTCGGGCGTCAAAGCTGGCTTGGTGTCAGCTGATGTGCTGCGGAGGGAGCAGCAAGAGCTCAAGAAGCGTGAGAGAAGTAACAGGCGCCTGGAAG AGGAATCTCGGCACACTGAAACCGTCTTCCGAGACAAGTCAGGCCGCAAGAGGGACCTTGCCCAGGAACGACttgagcagaagcagaaagatgAAGCCAAGGCCGAGAGAGATGAACAATACGCCAGATGGGGCAAAGG gctaGCACAGGGGaggcaacagcagcagaatgtGGAAGATGCAATAAAGGAGATGCAGAAGCCACTGGCCCGTTACATTGATGATCAGGATCTGGATCGAATGCTGCGAGaacaagagagagaaggagaccccaTGGCTGACTTCATCAAAAAAAGGAAGGCCaaggagaacaaagaaaagaaag AAAAACCTCGGTACAACGGACCAGCACCTCCACTCAACAGATTCAACATATGGCCGGGGCATCGCTGGGATGGTGTGGACAG GTCCAACGGATTTGAGCAGCAGCGTTTTGCCAGGATAGCCAACAAGAAGGCGGTTCAGGAGCTTGCGTACAAGTGGAGCGTTGAGGACATGTAG
- the BUD13 gene encoding BUD13 homolog isoform X1, producing the protein MAARGLPKAQYLQRYLSGPPAAQPRRRRRKKPPGAARTGMRIVDDDVSWSSLAGGEQQQQDEEEEEEGDLPVVAEFIDERPSEVKLMEEFRTNAKWKLLGDQNEDSQSSDISVPAKPTARRQRHDSPDNSPPRQLRHDSPDLSPPRRERNNSPSLLPPRQQRHDSPDLSPPRRKRHDSPDLSPPRQKRHDSPDLSPPRWKRHDSPDPSAPKRQRHDSPDLSPPRRQRHDSPDLSPPRRKRHDSPDSSPPRRKRHDSPDLSPPRRKRHDSPDLSPPRRQRHDSPDLSPPRRKRHDSPDVSPKRVSSAMGKKGCKTTEKSQSGGMPRQKRQATPDLSPPRRRRDDSDPDSSPRRQKRSGSPGQKKPSRTKGASPDTRKPRHVPSPQRCSRHDSESPPPRRAARNASDADLSPPRKDRRTLPTGKDQQSSRSPTDLSPHHHRDSKGSPKKANTMMSGVKAGLVSADVLRREQQELKKRERSNRRLEEESRHTETVFRDKSGRKRDLAQERLEQKQKDEAKAERDEQYARWGKGLAQGRQQQQNVEDAIKEMQKPLARYIDDQDLDRMLREQEREGDPMADFIKKRKAKENKEKKEKPRYNGPAPPLNRFNIWPGHRWDGVDRSNGFEQQRFARIANKKAVQELAYKWSVEDM; encoded by the exons ATGGCGGCGCGGGGCCTGCCGAAGGCCCAGTACCTGCAGCGCTACCTCAGCGGCCCCCCCGccgcccagccccgccgccgccgcaggAAGAAGCCGCCGGGCGCCGCCAGGACCGG GATGCGGATCGTGGATGACGACGTGAGCTGGAGCAGCCTGGCcggcggggagcagcagcagcaggacgaggaggaggaggaggagggcgacCTGCCCGTG GTGGCAGAGTTCATCGATGAGCGTCCCAGTGAAGTAAAGCTCATGGAGGAGTTCCGAACAAATGCGAAATGGAAGCTTTTAGGAG acCAGAACGAAGACTCGCAGAGTTCAGATATCTCAGTACCTGCCAAACCTACTGCAAG GCGGCAGCGCCACGACTCCCCAGACAACTCACCACCAAGGCAACTGCGGCACGACTCCCCggatctgtcccctcccaggCGAGAGAGAAACAATTCCCCCAGCCTCTTACCTCCCCGGCAGCAGCGCCACGACTCCCCGGATCTCTCTCCGCCGAGACGGAAACGCCACGACTCCCCAGATCTCTCCCCACCACGACAGAAACGCCACGACTCTCCGGATCTCTCTCCTCCGAGGTGGAAGCGCCACGACTCTCCAGACCCATCAGCTCCCAAGCGACAGCGCCACGACTCCCCAGATCTCTCTCCTCCCAGGCGACAGCGCCACGACTCCCCAGATCTTTCTCCACCAAGACGGAAGCGCCACGACTCTCCAGATTCATCACCTCCGAGACGGAAACGCCACGACTCTCCAGATCTCTCTCCACCAAGGCGGAAACGCCACGACTCCCCAGATCTCTCTCCTCCCAGGCGACAGCGCCACGACTCCCCAGATCTCTCCCCGCCGAGACGGAAGCGCCATGACTCCCCAGATGTCTCTCCAAAGAGAGTCAGTTCAGCAATGGGAAAAAAGGGCTGCAAAACAACGGAGAAGTCACAGTCGGGGGGGATGCCGCGTCAGAAGCGGCAGGCTACTCCAGATCTGTCCCCTCCACGGAGGAGGAGAGATGATTCTGACCCAGATTCATCACCACGTCGGCAAAAGAGGTCTGGGTCACCTGGTCAGAAAAAGCCGAGTAGAACAAAAG GTGCTTCCCCAGACACGAGGAAGCCTAGGCACGTGCCCTCGCCTCAGAGGTGCTCGAGGCATGACTCTGAGTCCCCACCTCCCCGGAGGGCCGCCCGGAACGCCTCTGATGCAGACCTTTCCCCACCGCGGAAGGATCGCAG GACTCTGCCCACTGGGAAGGATCAGCAGAGCTCGAGGAGTCCCACTGACCTCTCGCCGCATCACCACCGTGACTCTAAGGGATCTCCCAAGAAG GCAAACACGATGATGTCGGGCGTCAAAGCTGGCTTGGTGTCAGCTGATGTGCTGCGGAGGGAGCAGCAAGAGCTCAAGAAGCGTGAGAGAAGTAACAGGCGCCTGGAAG AGGAATCTCGGCACACTGAAACCGTCTTCCGAGACAAGTCAGGCCGCAAGAGGGACCTTGCCCAGGAACGACttgagcagaagcagaaagatgAAGCCAAGGCCGAGAGAGATGAACAATACGCCAGATGGGGCAAAGG gctaGCACAGGGGaggcaacagcagcagaatgtGGAAGATGCAATAAAGGAGATGCAGAAGCCACTGGCCCGTTACATTGATGATCAGGATCTGGATCGAATGCTGCGAGaacaagagagagaaggagaccccaTGGCTGACTTCATCAAAAAAAGGAAGGCCaaggagaacaaagaaaagaaag AAAAACCTCGGTACAACGGACCAGCACCTCCACTCAACAGATTCAACATATGGCCGGGGCATCGCTGGGATGGTGTGGACAG GTCCAACGGATTTGAGCAGCAGCGTTTTGCCAGGATAGCCAACAAGAAGGCGGTTCAGGAGCTTGCGTACAAGTGGAGCGTTGAGGACATGTAG